Part of the Nostoc sp. ATCC 53789 genome, ATTGAACTTTAAAATAGAAAATTAGCCTTTATCATTAATAGTCCAGGCTTAAAGCTGATATTGACAGATAATAGCCGATAGCTAAATATTCGATAGCTCATAGCTCAAGATGGATCTTGGAGATTGCTACCGTTTGCTAGGTTTAAGATCGGGAGCTTCTTTTGCTGATATCAAAGCGTCTTATCGACGATTGGCGCAGCAATATCATCCCGATATCAACCCAGATGACAACAAAGCCAAAGATAAGTTTATTGCCTTGACAGAGGCTTACAAACTCCTGCTGACGGTAGTACTGCCAGAGGAAACTGCTGCACATTCAACTCAGGTGTCAACTGGGCGTGATGCTGCTAAGACAACGCAGCGACAGAAAACACCAGTTACAACGGTGGTAAACCAACAACCAGGGAAAGCAAAACCGCCTAATCTGTTGGAAATAGAAGAACGGCTGAAGTGGAAGACTTATGAACAATTGCAGCGATTTTTGCAAGAGAAACGATTTCCGCAAGCGATCGCACTAGTGGAAGCTTTAGCAGATCGTTTGTCAACAGATCCAGAAGTTCGCCAATGGCAAGCGATCGCTTATCAAATTTGGGGACGGGCGCTAATTTCCGAAAACCAATTGCTCAAAGCCAGAATTTATCTCAAAAAAGCTTTGAAAACAGACCCCCATAATAAAAGTCTCTGGTATGAAGTGCAACGCGATTTCCAACGTTTAGAACAAATTTTTTAAAGATTTACAAAATTTATTGAAAAGTTCTAACAGCAGGGGCAATTCATGAATTGCCCCTATCTGTAATTAAAATTTTCGGCTATTGTTTGCATAATTCCTAAGTTACTCGACGCGGAAAAAGCAGCAGCGTGTCCGGTTAAACTGATAAGGAAGAAAATAGCAGATTAGGCAGTGAATAACATAGTGCGGTTAGTTTTGACAGCAATATTGCTGATGCTAGTTACAGCCTGTGGCAGTATTGGATTGCTACCGACTAGCGAGTTAGTGCAAAAAGCGATCGCACTTGGGCTAGAGCAAACTCAACAAAAACTTAGCCAACAGTTGGATCTAGATTTTCAAGGATTTGAAATCAAGCGGCTATCAATTACCCAAGAACAACCCCTAACGATTGAAAATTTACCAGCTTTCCACGTTCGGGGAACCTACGACTTGATTCTCAAGCTACCAAAACGGCGCTTGACGCAACCAAAACAACCCTTTGATGTTTACTTGCAAATTCAGCAAGAAGGTAAAACTTGGCGATCGCTAATTCCAGAAAAGGGTAGTAAAAATACTCAACCAATTTGGCGTAGTTATCTCATCCAATAGAGACGGGGGAAAGGTTTGAATTGTCTCACTCTTTTCCCAAACTACAG contains:
- a CDS encoding J domain-containing protein, with protein sequence MDLGDCYRLLGLRSGASFADIKASYRRLAQQYHPDINPDDNKAKDKFIALTEAYKLLLTVVLPEETAAHSTQVSTGRDAAKTTQRQKTPVTTVVNQQPGKAKPPNLLEIEERLKWKTYEQLQRFLQEKRFPQAIALVEALADRLSTDPEVRQWQAIAYQIWGRALISENQLLKARIYLKKALKTDPHNKSLWYEVQRDFQRLEQIF